In the genome of Candidatus Saccharibacteria bacterium oral taxon 488, one region contains:
- a CDS encoding DUF4935 domain-containing protein encodes MDTNVVENKGSAQYFLGGRSDLEKISRRADIGLPRVVYDEISRHICKYLINQKDSLRKNPHRHILNIEDCVIDNINPKQLVDDIAKDESIGYDIIDLVDENKAYKEIYNHSIMGTPPFEKSGDKGFKDTLIAKTIDQYVLANPERKIFLMTRDDRLKEYFEENDRVLIIDNYDDFDREYSDDKLTEEGVMERVWDYLAETGLTVLMNKQPDDIWLNHEGNIVAYFNDEDLYLLTDSTAREPISSVGEDINEALISLEEVNSFANAHIAVAEIDGVFDYYNLESIKQIARTLTSNNQIYNIGKDDDIAQFAAKVLEALRENGELELAGDLGNMYQLNQPK; translated from the coding sequence GTGGATACAAATGTAGTTGAAAACAAGGGGTCCGCTCAGTATTTTTTAGGCGGTCGTTCTGATTTGGAGAAAATAAGCAGAAGAGCAGACATAGGTTTACCTCGAGTGGTCTACGATGAGATTAGCAGACACATCTGTAAATACCTAATTAACCAAAAGGATAGTCTCCGGAAAAATCCACACCGGCATATTCTAAATATAGAAGATTGTGTAATTGACAATATAAACCCCAAACAGCTGGTCGATGATATAGCAAAAGATGAGTCAATTGGATACGATATTATAGACTTAGTTGATGAGAATAAGGCTTACAAAGAAATATACAACCATTCAATTATGGGTACTCCGCCGTTTGAAAAGAGCGGGGATAAGGGGTTTAAAGACACGCTTATCGCAAAAACAATTGATCAATACGTACTAGCAAATCCTGAGCGTAAAATATTTTTAATGACTCGGGATGATAGGCTAAAAGAGTATTTCGAAGAAAATGATAGAGTGTTAATCATTGATAATTATGATGATTTCGATAGGGAATATAGTGACGATAAGTTGACAGAAGAGGGAGTGATGGAAAGAGTATGGGATTATCTTGCGGAGACTGGTTTGACCGTTTTGATGAATAAGCAGCCTGACGATATATGGTTAAACCATGAAGGGAATATTGTTGCATATTTTAATGATGAGGATTTGTATTTACTAACTGACTCAACTGCGCGCGAACCAATATCATCTGTTGGTGAAGATATCAATGAGGCATTAATAAGTTTAGAAGAGGTTAACTCGTTTGCTAATGCACATATTGCGGTCGCCGAGATTGACGGTGTATTTGATTACTATAATCTAGAAAGTATTAAGCAAATAGCACGCACACTAACTTCAAATAATCAAATTTATAATATCGGAAAAGATGATGATATTGCTCAATTTGCTGCAAAAGTACTTGAAGCATTGAGGGAAAACGGAGAATTGGAATTGGCGGGAGATTTAGGAAATATGTATCAATTAAATCAACCAAAATAA
- a CDS encoding restriction endonuclease subunit S, with the protein MRTVLLSDICSYVNSKIQVEQVQLTNYVSTENLLQNKGGLSVANKLPSGKVTAFQAGDVLVSNIRPYFKKIWLADRSGGASNDVLVFRKLNDEIYEKYLYYILADDRFFSFSTASASGSKMPRGDKVQIMNYPVKLPPLDQQKKIANILGSLDEKIELNRRMNETLEQLGQALFRHYFVDNPESKNWKKRPLGEFFPVKTGKKDANFGIKDGKFPFFICAQTISHAPSYSFDGSAILVAGNGDFNIKYYTGKFEAYQRTYVLIPHNEELLGFLYFLMKKDLSLITGGSRGSVIKFITKGMIENYRVELPDDNNLAVFAPIFSELLALISHNNEQVYNLIALRDTLLPQLMSGKVGQIV; encoded by the coding sequence ATGCGGACAGTTTTGCTGAGTGATATTTGCAGTTATGTGAATAGTAAAATACAAGTAGAACAAGTGCAGTTAACAAATTATGTATCTACTGAAAACTTATTACAAAACAAGGGCGGACTATCAGTTGCTAACAAGTTGCCCTCTGGAAAAGTAACTGCATTCCAAGCTGGGGATGTGCTAGTATCGAACATTCGTCCTTACTTCAAAAAGATTTGGTTAGCCGATAGGTCCGGCGGCGCTTCGAATGATGTGCTGGTTTTTCGAAAACTAAATGATGAGATTTATGAAAAGTATCTATACTATATTTTAGCTGACGACAGATTCTTTTCTTTTTCGACAGCATCTGCGAGTGGGTCAAAAATGCCTCGTGGTGATAAAGTTCAGATAATGAACTATCCTGTGAAGCTACCACCACTTGACCAACAAAAGAAAATTGCCAATATTCTCGGCAGCCTTGATGAAAAAATCGAGCTTAATCGCCGCATGAACGAAACTCTCGAGCAGCTCGGTCAAGCTCTCTTTCGTCATTATTTTGTCGATAATCCTGAGTCTAAAAACTGGAAGAAAAGACCACTGGGAGAATTCTTTCCAGTTAAGACGGGTAAAAAGGATGCAAATTTTGGGATCAAGGATGGTAAATTTCCATTCTTCATATGTGCGCAAACAATTTCACACGCACCTAGTTACTCTTTTGATGGATCGGCTATATTGGTTGCCGGAAATGGGGACTTTAACATTAAGTACTATACGGGTAAATTTGAAGCTTACCAGCGTACGTATGTATTAATACCCCATAATGAAGAGCTGTTAGGATTTTTATACTTTTTAATGAAGAAAGATTTGTCGCTTATTACGGGCGGTTCGCGCGGCTCGGTAATAAAGTTTATCACAAAAGGAATGATCGAAAATTATCGTGTAGAATTGCCGGACGATAATAATCTTGCTGTTTTTGCGCCAATATTTAGCGAACTACTGGCTTTAATATCGCATAATAATGAGCAGGTATATAATTTAATTGCCCTTCGCGATACGCTTTTGCCTCAGTTGATGTCAGGAAAAGTTGGTCAAATAGTATGA
- a CDS encoding cell filamentation protein Fic encodes MNGDNPNGEMVVYVGNDGKPQVQARLQDENIWLTQMQLAQVFQTTRQNIGQHIKNIYEEKELDPSATIKKFFIVQTEGARKVSRNIEHYNLDMVIALGYRVKSNVATNFRIWATERLREYITKGFVMDDERLKENSGGNYWKELLERIRDIRSSEKILYRQVLDLFATSQDYNPSSKEQIEFFQIVQNKLHYAVNMLTAAEVIYSRVDSDKPFLGLTTFRGQQPTKSEAQIAKNYLTADELSVLNRLVSAFFDLAELKAINHEPMRMADWVREVDKFAATYGKGVLDNPGKISHKAMLTKVTKEYESYKERMRNQELSSIEQQYLKELKAVQKRVEGKK; translated from the coding sequence ATGAATGGCGATAACCCGAACGGCGAAATGGTGGTGTATGTTGGAAACGACGGTAAGCCTCAGGTTCAAGCTAGACTGCAAGATGAAAACATATGGCTCACTCAAATGCAGTTGGCTCAGGTATTTCAAACTACGAGGCAAAACATAGGTCAGCATATTAAGAATATCTACGAAGAGAAAGAGCTTGACCCTTCGGCAACTATAAAGAAATTCTTTATAGTTCAAACCGAAGGCGCTCGTAAGGTCTCAAGGAATATAGAACACTATAATCTAGATATGGTAATAGCGCTTGGTTACCGCGTGAAGTCAAATGTTGCGACTAACTTTCGCATCTGGGCTACCGAAAGACTGCGTGAATATATCACTAAAGGCTTTGTCATGGACGATGAGCGCCTTAAAGAAAATAGCGGCGGAAATTATTGGAAAGAGCTGCTTGAGCGGATTCGAGATATTCGTAGTAGCGAAAAAATATTGTATCGGCAAGTGCTAGACTTATTCGCCACCAGTCAAGATTACAATCCGAGCTCCAAAGAGCAAATAGAATTTTTCCAGATAGTTCAGAATAAATTGCACTACGCTGTTAATATGTTGACTGCCGCCGAGGTTATTTACTCTAGGGTTGATTCTGACAAGCCATTCTTAGGACTCACGACGTTTCGTGGTCAGCAACCGACTAAAAGCGAAGCGCAAATTGCTAAAAACTATTTGACAGCCGACGAACTTAGCGTGCTCAACCGTCTCGTTAGCGCCTTTTTTGACCTTGCTGAGCTCAAGGCTATCAATCACGAACCAATGCGCATGGCTGATTGGGTACGTGAAGTTGATAAATTTGCGGCTACCTACGGCAAGGGTGTCCTTGATAATCCAGGCAAAATATCACACAAAGCAATGCTCACTAAGGTTACCAAAGAGTATGAATCATACAAAGAGCGTATGCGTAATCAAGAGCTGAGTAGTATAGAGCAGCAATATCTTAAGGAGTTGAAGGCTGTGCAGAAGAGGGTTGAGGGGAAGAAATGA
- a CDS encoding N-6 DNA methylase: protein MNMRDLERQLWAAADKLRGNISSSDYKYVVLGLIFLKYVSDAFSVRYQAAIDENYDPEDRDWYLAENVFWIPKEARWEHLVASAKQPEIGVLVDSAMEAVERDNPSLKGVLPKNYAREALDKRRLGELIDLFTNIKFDTASSKDLLGQVYEYFMGMFADSEGKHGGEFYTPRSIVRLLVEMLEPYSGRVYDPCCGSGGMFVWSEKFVEKHAGRVSDIAVYGQELNETTWRLAKMNMAIRGIDANIKRGDTLMDDQLPDLKADYILANPPFNISDWGQEHLQADPRWKYGLPPKGNANFAWIQHMIHHLSPCGTAGFVLANGSMGSQTGGEGDIRKKLVTKNMVDAIVTLPSQLFFNVAIPCCLWFVSRDRANRHGKVLFIDGRNLGKMITRRNRELTEEDIARVAKTYHDYKTASADYTDQPGFCKVAKLDEIKQHDYVLTPGRYVGVEETEEDDEPFVEKFARLTAELEGQFVKSCKLEAKIKENLAKIEKEIK, encoded by the coding sequence ATGAACATGAGGGATCTTGAAAGGCAGTTATGGGCTGCGGCGGATAAACTACGGGGCAATATCAGTTCGTCGGACTATAAATATGTAGTGCTGGGGCTGATTTTTCTAAAATACGTTTCGGATGCGTTTTCGGTGCGATATCAGGCAGCGATTGATGAGAATTATGATCCCGAAGATCGGGATTGGTACTTGGCGGAGAATGTTTTCTGGATTCCCAAGGAGGCTCGCTGGGAACACCTGGTGGCGAGCGCCAAGCAGCCAGAAATTGGCGTACTAGTTGACAGCGCCATGGAGGCAGTTGAGCGCGACAACCCTAGTTTGAAAGGTGTTTTGCCGAAAAATTATGCTCGTGAAGCTCTAGATAAGCGTCGCTTGGGTGAACTCATCGATTTATTTACAAATATCAAATTTGACACTGCGAGTTCCAAAGATCTACTTGGTCAAGTCTACGAATATTTTATGGGTATGTTTGCCGACAGTGAGGGCAAACACGGCGGCGAATTCTACACGCCGCGCTCCATCGTCAGGTTGCTGGTAGAAATGCTTGAGCCATACAGCGGGCGTGTGTATGACCCGTGTTGCGGTAGCGGTGGCATGTTCGTCTGGAGTGAGAAGTTTGTCGAGAAGCATGCAGGCCGCGTTAGCGATATCGCGGTGTATGGTCAGGAACTGAACGAAACCACTTGGCGACTCGCTAAAATGAATATGGCAATTCGGGGGATTGACGCGAATATCAAACGCGGCGACACCTTGATGGACGACCAGCTTCCCGACCTAAAAGCCGATTACATCTTGGCCAATCCGCCGTTTAATATTAGCGATTGGGGTCAAGAACACTTGCAGGCGGACCCGCGCTGGAAATATGGCCTGCCGCCAAAGGGTAATGCTAACTTTGCTTGGATTCAACATATGATTCACCACCTAAGCCCGTGCGGTACGGCAGGTTTCGTACTGGCAAACGGCAGCATGGGCAGTCAAACTGGTGGTGAAGGTGATATTCGTAAGAAGTTAGTAACCAAGAATATGGTTGACGCCATTGTTACGCTACCATCTCAGTTGTTTTTTAACGTTGCTATACCATGCTGTCTGTGGTTTGTGTCGCGTGATCGTGCCAATCGTCACGGCAAAGTGCTGTTCATTGATGGGCGTAATTTGGGTAAAATGATAACCCGTCGTAACCGCGAGCTGACCGAAGAAGATATTGCCCGGGTGGCGAAGACATATCATGATTACAAAACTGCCAGCGCGGATTACACTGACCAGCCAGGTTTCTGTAAGGTTGCTAAATTGGATGAAATCAAGCAGCATGACTATGTGCTGACACCTGGCCGCTACGTGGGCGTTGAAGAAACAGAAGAGGACGATGAGCCGTTCGTCGAGAAATTTGCTCGGTTAACGGCTGAGCTTGAGGGGCAATTTGTGAAAAGTTGCAAGCTGGAAGCGAAGATAAAAGAGAATCTTGCCAAAATAGAGAAAGAAATCAAATGA
- the radC gene encoding DNA repair protein RadC: protein MRVLDKPKIDRPREKLARYGTARLGDLELLMAIIGSGNKQADVGKIAREVLKILRQKGGDVSYDDLRGVVGLGEAKIPVILASLELARRYLLDSDQPIIDSSEKAVELLADIRDKKQEYFVCLTLDGANRLIAKRVVTIGTLTASLVHPREVFADAIADRAASIIVAHNHPSGSLEASQADKEVTNRLAEAGKLLGITLNDHIIVTKTSYKSLIHSE from the coding sequence ATGAGAGTGCTCGACAAGCCGAAAATCGACCGTCCGCGCGAGAAATTGGCGCGTTACGGTACGGCGCGGCTGGGCGACTTGGAATTGTTGATGGCGATTATTGGCAGCGGCAATAAGCAGGCCGATGTCGGTAAAATTGCGCGCGAGGTGCTGAAAATTTTGCGTCAAAAAGGCGGTGATGTTTCGTATGATGATCTGCGCGGCGTGGTTGGTTTGGGTGAAGCGAAAATCCCGGTGATTTTGGCGAGTTTGGAACTGGCGCGGCGGTATTTGCTGGATAGTGACCAGCCAATTATTGATAGTTCAGAAAAAGCCGTTGAGCTGCTGGCCGACATTCGCGACAAAAAGCAGGAATATTTTGTCTGTCTGACGCTGGATGGTGCGAATCGTTTGATCGCCAAGCGGGTGGTGACCATCGGTACGCTGACTGCCAGCCTGGTACATCCGCGCGAGGTCTTCGCCGATGCTATCGCTGACCGCGCGGCCTCAATCATCGTGGCGCATAATCATCCGAGCGGGAGCTTGGAGGCCAGTCAGGCTGATAAAGAAGTAACGAATAGGTTGGCAGAAGCGGGGAAGCTGCTTGGTATTACGCTTAATGATCATATTATTGTCACGAAAACTAGCTACAAGAGCCTGATCCACTCAGAGTAA
- a CDS encoding anaerobic ribonucleoside-triphosphate reductase activating protein — MTMPPNTSELAPSLSQLKVAIGGIQKLSLVDYPGHVAAALFLSGCNMRCGYCHNPELVLPERLAPSIPVEEAMIFLKSRVGRLDGVVISGGEPTVNEDLPVLCRMIKCLGFDVKLDTNGTHPDMVRGMIEEGTIDFIAMDVKGPLEKYVEIAARPIDLAAIKDNVRLMIDSGIGHEFRTTIVREQLEVADFEKIGELVKGAKRFALQHFRTGTTISPKFANYHTFTDEEFRAAQKIMERYVEECVIH, encoded by the coding sequence ATGACGATGCCGCCGAACACCAGCGAGCTTGCGCCGTCGCTGTCCCAGCTTAAGGTGGCGATTGGCGGGATTCAGAAGCTGTCGCTGGTGGACTATCCAGGACACGTGGCGGCAGCACTGTTTCTCTCGGGCTGTAATATGCGCTGCGGCTACTGCCATAACCCCGAACTGGTACTACCCGAGCGTTTGGCGCCAAGCATCCCGGTCGAGGAGGCGATGATATTCCTAAAATCGCGTGTTGGTCGGCTAGATGGCGTGGTGATTTCTGGTGGTGAGCCGACGGTCAACGAAGATTTGCCGGTGCTGTGCCGGATGATCAAGTGTCTCGGCTTTGATGTCAAACTGGATACTAATGGCACGCATCCTGATATGGTGCGCGGTATGATCGAGGAGGGGACGATTGACTTCATCGCCATGGATGTCAAGGGTCCGCTGGAAAAATACGTGGAGATTGCCGCCCGGCCGATTGATCTAGCGGCCATCAAAGACAATGTGCGGCTGATGATTGATTCAGGGATCGGTCATGAGTTCCGGACGACGATCGTTCGCGAGCAGCTGGAGGTGGCGGATTTTGAAAAGATTGGCGAGCTCGTCAAAGGCGCTAAGCGATTTGCTTTGCAGCATTTTCGCACCGGTACCACCATTAGCCCGAAGTTTGCCAATTACCATACTTTTACTGACGAAGAATTTAGAGCCGCCCAAAAAATAATGGAAAGGTATGTCGAGGAATGCGTGATTCACTAA
- a CDS encoding ribonucleoside triphosphate reductase produces MYKSIKKRDGRTVKFDRKKIEKAIEKAGLETGEFDAKQAVKLTDKVLAVLETRNQKRLPGVEDIQDVVEDILIDSKFKKTAKAYIIYRDQHKKLREITSNAHVDLIDKYVNNLDWKVKENSNMGYSLQGLNNYVSAEITKTYWLDKIYSPKIGRAHKEGDLHIHDLNLLSVYCVGWDLMDLLRQGFTGVKNKVASKPAKHFRSALGQVVNFFYTLQGEAAGAQAFSDFDTLLAPFIRADKLSYDEVKQALQEFVFNVNVPTRVGFQTPFTNITLDLECPKHMAGNPVIIGGEMQDTNYGDYQEEMNMLNKALLEVLSEGDANGRVFTFPIPTVNITKDFNWDNPVIENLWEASAKYGIPYFSNFINSDMDPEDARSMCCRLRIDNRQLEYRGGGLFGSNPMTGSIGVVTINLPRLALKSKNEKEFFKGLGELMDMARDSLETKRKVLEQLTDSDISLYPYTKFYLRDIKKRFNEYWKNHFSTIGLIGTNEAALNLLGVDIGTEKGKAFAEKTLDFMRDRLVEYQKETGNNYNLEATPAEGTTYRLAQIDKASFPDRAHFANGLGAAVKHPFYTNSSHLPVNYTDDLFELMDLQDNLQTKYTGGTVIHFFLGERMDDPQTLKKLVKTICENYKLPYFTFTPSFSICANHGYIVGEHPACPNCGESTEVYSRVVGFLRPVSQWNNGKQAEFDMREHYDDAAEHQRACAVAVPA; encoded by the coding sequence ATGTACAAATCAATCAAAAAACGCGATGGTCGGACTGTTAAATTTGACCGTAAAAAAATTGAGAAAGCCATCGAGAAGGCGGGTTTGGAGACTGGCGAATTTGATGCCAAGCAGGCTGTTAAATTGACTGACAAGGTACTGGCGGTGCTGGAAACCCGCAACCAAAAACGCCTGCCGGGCGTCGAAGATATCCAGGATGTCGTCGAGGATATTTTGATTGATTCCAAGTTTAAGAAAACTGCCAAAGCCTACATCATCTACCGCGACCAGCATAAAAAACTGCGTGAAATTACATCCAACGCGCACGTCGATTTGATTGATAAATACGTCAATAATCTAGACTGGAAAGTCAAAGAAAATTCCAACATGGGCTATAGTTTGCAGGGTTTGAATAATTACGTTTCGGCGGAAATTACCAAGACCTACTGGCTGGATAAGATTTATTCGCCGAAAATCGGCCGGGCGCATAAGGAAGGCGATTTACATATTCACGATCTGAACCTACTGAGCGTCTACTGTGTTGGTTGGGATCTGATGGATTTACTGCGCCAAGGCTTCACTGGCGTTAAAAACAAAGTTGCTTCCAAGCCGGCTAAGCATTTCCGTTCAGCTCTTGGGCAGGTGGTCAATTTCTTTTACACTTTGCAGGGCGAAGCGGCTGGCGCTCAGGCGTTCTCTGACTTTGATACTCTCTTGGCGCCGTTCATTCGCGCTGATAAGCTGAGCTATGATGAGGTCAAGCAAGCGCTGCAGGAGTTCGTCTTTAACGTCAATGTGCCAACTAGGGTTGGTTTCCAGACGCCGTTTACCAACATTACGCTTGATCTGGAATGTCCGAAGCATATGGCTGGCAATCCGGTGATCATCGGCGGCGAGATGCAGGACACCAACTACGGCGATTATCAAGAAGAGATGAACATGCTTAATAAGGCGCTGCTGGAGGTGTTGTCTGAGGGCGACGCCAATGGCCGAGTCTTTACCTTCCCGATTCCGACGGTTAATATCACCAAAGATTTCAACTGGGATAATCCGGTTATTGAAAATCTTTGGGAAGCCAGCGCTAAATACGGCATTCCGTACTTCTCGAACTTCATCAATTCTGACATGGACCCAGAGGATGCGCGCTCGATGTGCTGTCGCTTGCGGATCGATAATCGCCAGCTGGAGTATCGCGGCGGCGGTTTGTTTGGCTCCAACCCGATGACCGGCTCAATTGGCGTAGTGACGATTAACTTACCGCGCTTGGCACTGAAATCAAAGAACGAGAAAGAATTTTTCAAGGGTCTGGGCGAATTGATGGATATGGCGCGCGACAGCCTGGAGACCAAACGCAAGGTGCTGGAACAGCTGACCGATTCGGATATCAGCCTGTATCCGTACACCAAGTTTTACCTGCGCGATATCAAAAAGCGCTTTAATGAATACTGGAAGAACCACTTTTCGACTATCGGTTTGATTGGCACCAACGAGGCAGCGTTGAATTTGCTGGGCGTTGACATTGGTACTGAAAAGGGTAAGGCATTTGCCGAGAAAACGCTTGACTTCATGCGCGACCGCTTGGTGGAATACCAGAAAGAAACGGGTAATAATTACAACCTGGAGGCGACGCCAGCTGAGGGTACGACCTACCGTTTGGCTCAAATTGACAAAGCCAGCTTCCCTGATCGAGCACACTTTGCCAATGGTTTGGGCGCGGCGGTCAAGCATCCGTTCTACACCAACTCCAGCCACTTGCCGGTCAACTACACTGACGATTTGTTTGAGCTGATGGATTTGCAAGATAATTTGCAGACTAAATACACGGGCGGTACAGTGATTCACTTCTTCCTGGGTGAGCGCATGGATGATCCACAGACGCTGAAGAAACTGGTTAAAACGATTTGCGAAAACTACAAATTGCCGTACTTTACCTTTACGCCAAGCTTTTCAATTTGTGCTAACCACGGCTATATCGTCGGCGAACATCCGGCTTGCCCGAATTGCGGCGAGAGTACTGAGGTCTACTCGCGGGTGGTTGGTTTCTTGCGCCCAGTTTCCCAGTGGAATAACGGTAAGCAAGCTGAATTTGACATGAGGGAGCATTATGACGATGCCGCCGAACACCAGCGAGCTTGCGCCGTCGCTGTCCCAGCTTAA
- a CDS encoding AAA family ATPase, with the protein MASHPLIILRGNSGCGKTSTARLLQRQLGYGTMLVSQDVVRREMLRVKDSESNPAIQLMYDLCMYGNNVGYTVILEGILSNKKYGTMLRRLLDDFQGEQLIYYFDISFEETVRRHATKPNAHEFGESEMRQWWKDQDVLGVPGEQRIGEKLAQAEVIDMIHRDVLALSEGANTPSSRM; encoded by the coding sequence ATGGCCTCTCATCCGCTGATCATTCTCCGTGGTAATTCTGGTTGCGGTAAAACCAGCACGGCGCGCCTGCTCCAGCGTCAGCTGGGTTACGGCACGATGTTAGTGTCGCAGGATGTGGTGCGGCGGGAAATGCTGCGCGTGAAAGACAGCGAAAGCAATCCGGCGATTCAACTGATGTATGATCTATGCATGTACGGCAATAACGTTGGTTATACGGTGATTTTGGAGGGTATTTTGAGCAATAAAAAATACGGCACGATGCTGCGCCGGCTGCTGGATGATTTTCAGGGCGAACAACTGATTTATTATTTTGACATATCGTTTGAGGAAACGGTGCGCCGCCACGCTACCAAGCCAAACGCCCATGAATTTGGCGAATCGGAGATGCGCCAGTGGTGGAAAGATCAAGACGTTTTGGGTGTGCCCGGCGAGCAGCGAATTGGCGAGAAGCTGGCTCAGGCAGAGGTTATTGATATGATTCACCGCGATGTTTTGGCGTTATCAGAGGGGGCGAATACTCCCTCGTCTCGCATGTAA
- a CDS encoding ABC transporter permease subunit codes for MMWQTVRQNYKLPLFLGIGISVVAVLFSALFNKFSDQLSPFINMMPAGMKAVVGDLAIGATPEGWLSIELFPLVAMVGVVITAIILGAGVIGREEDSGTLELLLASRRTRVMIVLQKYVAMAGLLVIPPVLLCMTIALIGPLFDFHPNLTHVAGACVSLWFLGLSFGSLTFVTQAVTGKRGLAVGAGSLIFLAMYALSITAKLIESWKDYDVWSLIHYYNIPGTLMDGLNLGKLVVLVCVSLVALGVALIGFCRRDTGV; via the coding sequence ATGATGTGGCAGACGGTGCGGCAAAATTACAAACTGCCGCTGTTTTTGGGTATTGGTATTAGCGTTGTGGCGGTGTTGTTTTCAGCGCTGTTCAATAAATTTAGCGATCAATTGAGTCCGTTCATTAACATGATGCCGGCTGGTATGAAAGCGGTGGTTGGCGATTTGGCGATTGGTGCCACGCCAGAAGGCTGGCTGAGTATTGAGCTGTTTCCGCTGGTGGCGATGGTCGGGGTGGTGATTACGGCGATTATTTTGGGCGCTGGGGTAATTGGTCGGGAAGAGGATTCAGGAACGCTGGAGTTGTTGCTTGCTAGTCGGCGGACTCGCGTGATGATTGTATTGCAGAAATATGTGGCGATGGCAGGATTGTTGGTGATTCCTCCAGTGCTATTGTGTATGACGATTGCACTCATCGGTCCGCTGTTTGACTTTCACCCAAACCTCACGCACGTTGCCGGGGCTTGTGTGAGTTTGTGGTTTTTGGGGCTTAGTTTTGGTAGTCTCACCTTTGTCACTCAGGCAGTGACGGGCAAGCGCGGGTTGGCTGTCGGTGCTGGTAGTCTAATTTTTCTAGCAATGTACGCCCTGTCGATCACCGCCAAACTGATCGAAAGTTGGAAAGATTACGACGTTTGGTCGCTGATTCATTATTACAATATTCCGGGGACCTTGATGGACGGATTGAACTTAGGAAAATTGGTCGTTTTAGTTTGTGTGAGTTTGGTGGCACTCGGCGTGGCGCTGATCGGATTTTGTCGGCGAGACACGGGGGTTTAA
- a CDS encoding ATP-binding cassette domain-containing protein has protein sequence MSDTSPLMLHGLTKRFGHKLAVNNVSLELHEGEVFGFLGPNGAGKSTTIRSVMDFLRPTDGWVELLGGRNSKERTALHDQVGYLAGDIALYESMTGRKLLKFLARMGRKVDWRYVDELAGRFEAVLDRPIRQLSKGNRQKIGLIQAFMHRPKLLILDEPTSGLDPLMKQVFYDLVREVSGQGSTVFVSSHDLAEVQKICHRAGFIRDGKLIAIEPIATMKHLATHRYIVTFAKKPSLAAAKKLPSITDVQHRGDEYEFTVKGDATEFVSFIAEYKPKLLRESELELEELFMRYYEGEEAKR, from the coding sequence ATGAGTGATACTTCACCGCTGATGTTACACGGGCTGACTAAGCGCTTTGGTCATAAATTGGCAGTCAACAATGTGTCGTTGGAGCTACATGAAGGCGAGGTATTTGGTTTTCTTGGGCCGAATGGTGCGGGTAAAAGCACGACGATTCGGTCGGTGATGGATTTCTTGAGGCCGACGGATGGCTGGGTAGAGTTGCTGGGTGGGCGGAATTCCAAGGAACGAACGGCGCTTCATGATCAGGTTGGGTATCTGGCGGGTGACATCGCGCTATATGAGAGTATGACTGGTCGGAAATTGCTGAAGTTTTTGGCGCGAATGGGTCGGAAGGTTGATTGGCGCTATGTTGATGAATTGGCTGGGCGTTTTGAGGCGGTGCTAGATCGACCAATTCGTCAACTTTCCAAGGGTAATCGTCAGAAAATTGGCCTGATTCAAGCTTTTATGCACCGCCCGAAATTGCTGATTTTGGACGAGCCGACCAGCGGGCTAGATCCGCTGATGAAGCAAGTATTTTACGATTTGGTGCGCGAAGTTTCTGGTCAAGGCTCGACGGTATTTGTCAGCAGTCACGACCTGGCTGAAGTGCAAAAAATTTGCCACCGCGCTGGCTTTATCCGCGATGGAAAATTGATTGCCATTGAACCTATCGCGACCATGAAACACCTGGCGACTCACCGCTACATTGTGACCTTTGCTAAAAAACCGTCCCTGGCGGCAGCCAAAAAACTACCGTCTATCACCGACGTTCAACACCGTGGCGACGAATATGAATTTACCGTCAAAGGCGATGCAACGGAGTTTGTCTCGTTCATTGCCGAATACAAACCAAAACTATTGCGTGAGTCAGAATTGGAGTTAGAAGAATTATTCATGCGGTATTATGAAGGCGAGGAGGCAAAGCGATGA